The genomic interval ACGCTGATATTGAAGTCTTTTTACTGCGCGAACTGGTGCCCGAAAATATGCTTTGGGATGTATTGGTAGAACCGGCGCGGAAGATTCGTATTGGAAATAAGTTATATTTTGGTCCTAATTTGATGGCCGAAGTGATTGACAATACCACATCCCGTGGTCGTACTATTCGCTTTTTGTTTGAGGGGTCTAACGAAGAACTGTACGAGATTTTGGATAACATTGGCGAAATGCCGCTGCCTCCATATATAGAACGCGAGGCGGATGAGGATGATAAAGAAGAATATCAGACAATTTTTGCCAAAGAGCGCGGTTCGGTAGCAGCTCCTTTTGCAGCTATGCATTTTACGGAAGAACTGGTTGAAAAGCTCGAAGACAAAGGGGTGCAAATGTTGCCTATCACTATGCACATTGGCTGGGGTACCTTTCGTCCTTGTGAAGTTGAGGATTTAACCAAACACCGTACCGACTCAGAAAACTACTACTTGTCCGAAGAAACATCTGAAAAAATAAATGAAGCATTACTGAGCGAGGATAATCGTGTTGTAGCTTGTGGTACTACAGCCGTACGAACTATTGAAACTAGTATTACGGCCAGCGGAATATCAAAGCCCGGCACCGGGTGGACAGATGAATTTATATTTCCTCCATATCAATTTAATGTCACAGAGGGTGTAATTACTAACTTTCACCGACCGGAATCTACCATGTTGATGTTGGGAGCCGCTTTTGCAGGCTATGACTTTTTGATGGAAGCCTATGAGGAAGCCCAAGAAAACGATTATCGATTTTTTGCCTTCGGTGATGCAATGATCATTATTTAAAAAGTGACTTCAAAAGCACTTATTATTCCGGCAGCAGGTTCAGGGAGCCGTCTGGGTACGGAAATTCCAAAGCCTTATCTTAGGCTGGCCGGGCAAACAATTCTACATCATTCCATTAGCCGTTTTCTTTCTCTTGATGGGCTTAGCCAAGTTGTCATTGCTACATCGCCACAGTATATAGATAGGTCCGAGGAGATATTGGATAATCTCTTGCCGGCGTCTATTGTTGGTATTTGTGTAGAAGGAGGGACCGAACGACAAGATTCTATTACAAATGCGCTCAACAAAGTAGGGGATGTTGGTTTGGTGATGGTGCATGATGCTGTTCGCCCTTTTGTAAATGAAGCATCAATCACCGAGTGTTGTAAGGTAGCTTCAAAAGTTGGGAGTGCGGTGCTGGGTATTCCTGCTAAAGATACCATCAAGCGGATAGATGAAGAGCAGTATGTCCAGGAAACGCCGCCTCGGAAATTGTTGTGGCAAACACAGACACCGCAGGTTTTTCAAAAGCAGATAATCATGGAGGCCTACGAGCAAGCGGCCAGTAATAATATTGAAGCCACAGATGATGCATCCTTAGTTGAGCGGTTGGGCAAGAAGATAAAGATGGTAGAGGGTAATCGGTCTAATATTAAAATTACTTATCCTTTGGATCTGCAGCTGGCCAAACAATTAATAAATAACGAGCAATAATGAGTCCGATGCGCATAGGATACGGTTACGATGTACACCGTCTTGAGCCTGAATGCTTACTGATACTGGGGGGAGTACAGATTCCATTTGAAAAGGGGTTAGTAGGTCATTCTGATGCTGATGTGTTGCTGCACGCAATTGCTGATGCATTGCTAGGGGCCTGTGCACTGGGAGATATTGGGCAACATTTTCCCGATAGTGATGAGAAGTTTGAAGATATTGACAGCCGTATTCTATTACGCGAGGTTAGGGAGTTGTTACGGGAAAAGAATTTTAAGGTTGTTAATATTGATGCTACTATTGTTGCTGAGCAACCTAAGTTGGCATCATACATTCCACAGATGCGAAAACACATAGCCAAAGATGTCAATATGGAGCAGGAACGGGTGTCGGTTAAGGCTACAACTTCCGAAAAAATTGGATTCGAAGGTACGATGAAAGGTATATCGGCGCGAGCTGTAACGCTGGTAAGAGAGGTATAGCATTATGGCAGAGCAATTTATACAAGAATTTGTGGAGCTTGTTAACTCACTGCCGCCGCTCAGTATCTATTTAGTATTCTTTTTGGTAGCCTATTTTGAAAATATAATTCCGCCCATTCCCGGTGATGTGTTGGTTGCTTTTGGTGGGTATTTGGCAGCTGAATCTGTAATTGGTTTTGTGACACTGCTTATTGTTACGACAATTGCTTCTGTGATTGGATTTATGAGTATGTATTGGATTGGCAGTCGTTGGGGAACACAAATTAAAAATGGCAATAAACGTATTTTTCTATTGCGCTTTATCCCCATAGAATATCTTGAAAAAACTCGCTCATGGATGCAGAATTGGGGGCTTGGCGTAGTTTTGGCTAATCGATTTTTGCCTGGTACAAGATCGGTAATTTCATTAACGGCAGGGTTGAGCCATACCCGTATTTTAGCAACTGTTATTTGTTCTACCATAAGTTCTATTTTATGGAATGGTATTTTGTTGGGATTGGGGTGGATCGTGCACGAAAATTGGCGGCAAATAGGAAAATATCT from Fodinibius salinus carries:
- a CDS encoding DedA family protein, whose translation is MAEQFIQEFVELVNSLPPLSIYLVFFLVAYFENIIPPIPGDVLVAFGGYLAAESVIGFVTLLIVTTIASVIGFMSMYWIGSRWGTQIKNGNKRIFLLRFIPIEYLEKTRSWMQNWGLGVVLANRFLPGTRSVISLTAGLSHTRILATVICSTISSILWNGILLGLGWIVHENWRQIGKYLSVYGQIILAALALFVLIRIGIYLYRE
- the ispF gene encoding 2-C-methyl-D-erythritol 2,4-cyclodiphosphate synthase produces the protein MRIGYGYDVHRLEPECLLILGGVQIPFEKGLVGHSDADVLLHAIADALLGACALGDIGQHFPDSDEKFEDIDSRILLREVRELLREKNFKVVNIDATIVAEQPKLASYIPQMRKHIAKDVNMEQERVSVKATTSEKIGFEGTMKGISARAVTLVREV
- the ispD gene encoding 2-C-methyl-D-erythritol 4-phosphate cytidylyltransferase, coding for MTSKALIIPAAGSGSRLGTEIPKPYLRLAGQTILHHSISRFLSLDGLSQVVIATSPQYIDRSEEILDNLLPASIVGICVEGGTERQDSITNALNKVGDVGLVMVHDAVRPFVNEASITECCKVASKVGSAVLGIPAKDTIKRIDEEQYVQETPPRKLLWQTQTPQVFQKQIIMEAYEQAASNNIEATDDASLVERLGKKIKMVEGNRSNIKITYPLDLQLAKQLINNEQ
- the queA gene encoding tRNA preQ1(34) S-adenosylmethionine ribosyltransferase-isomerase QueA, with the protein product MKLTDFKFETEDFNVPEKPVSPRDAAKLMVLDREEQTISHEKFSDIHKYLDEGDVLVYNDTKVFPARLKGKKEKTDADIEVFLLRELVPENMLWDVLVEPARKIRIGNKLYFGPNLMAEVIDNTTSRGRTIRFLFEGSNEELYEILDNIGEMPLPPYIEREADEDDKEEYQTIFAKERGSVAAPFAAMHFTEELVEKLEDKGVQMLPITMHIGWGTFRPCEVEDLTKHRTDSENYYLSEETSEKINEALLSEDNRVVACGTTAVRTIETSITASGISKPGTGWTDEFIFPPYQFNVTEGVITNFHRPESTMLMLGAAFAGYDFLMEAYEEAQENDYRFFAFGDAMIII